From Anopheles darlingi chromosome 2, idAnoDarlMG_H_01, whole genome shotgun sequence, the proteins below share one genomic window:
- the LOC125951895 gene encoding adipokinetic hormone/corazonin-related peptide-like encodes MIAQRSTRQHLVVKLLLLAVVSAVLLPVPSASQVTFSRDWNAGKRAASDVPGGNGECAAIWHAVTKNIQHLTLCETRSLLKSMQTDDSSIETNNVNTLPIFANSHI; translated from the exons ATGATTGCCCAAAG ATCAACACGGCAGCATCTAGTGGtgaagttgttgctgctggctgtagTCTCTGCCGTTCTACTTCCGGTTCCTAGCGCGTCGCAGGTGACGTTCTCACGTGATTGGAATGCCGGGAAAAGGGCGGCTTCCGATGTTCCAGGTGGGAATGGCGAGTGTGCTGCCATCTGGCATGCTGTAACG AAAAACATCCAACACCTAACGCTTTGCGAAACTCGTTCACTGCTGAAGTCCATGCAGACGGATGATTCCTCGATCGAGACCAACAACGTCAACACCTTACCGATATTCGCCAATAGTCACATCTAA